One Thermorudis peleae genomic window, GAGTCCCTATGCGCGATTAGCCCAAGAACGTCTCAAGGCCTTGCAAGCGACTCCGACTCCAGCGCCATAACGCTGGTATCATGGCAGTATGGAAGGAGCAGCGATGGACAGGTCAGAAGCAAGCACACCACTTCCGGCTGAATTACTCGAAATCCTTGCTTGTCCTGCGTGTAAAGCACCAGTTCGCCAGGAAGGCAACCGCATCGTTTGCACCCGCTGTGGACGGCGCTATCCGATCGAAGATGATATCCCTATTTTGTTAATCGATGCGGCAGAGCTTCCGCCACAGCCGATGGCACCATCATCGTGAACTTCTGTTGACAAATACTATCCTTGTAGTGATCGTTCGAACTGTGATGTCACACGAAGCGAAGGAACCGATGGAAACGCGTATCGTCTCAGGCCGCCAACGCGATGAAGAGCAATCGCTTGAGCAGAGCGTGCGGCCACGGCGACTTGCTGAGTACATTGGGCAAGACCAAATTAAAGAGAGCTTAAGCATCGCTATTCGGGCAGCCCAAGAGCGTGGAGAGCCACTTGACCATGTGCTGTTCTACGGGCCACCCGGACTGGGCAAAACAACCCTCGCTGGTATCATTGCAGCTGAAATGGGCGTTAACTTACGGATTACAACTGGCCCGGCAATTGAACGTCCGGGGGATCTGGTCTCAATCTTGACCAATCTTCGCCCAGGTGACGTGTTGTTTATCGACGAAATTCACCGTCTCAATCGACTTGTTGAAGAAGTCCTGTACCCAGCGATGGAGGATTTTGCTGTTGATATCGTGATTGGCAAAGGACCAAGTGCGCGCAGCATGCGCTTAACGCTGCCGCGCTTTACCCTGGTTGGCGCGACAACGAGGCTGGCGCTGCTCACCTCGCCGCTCCGCGATCGCTTTGGAGCTATCTACCGCCTTGACTTCTACCCGGTTGAAGCGCTCGTTCAGATTCTTGACCGCGCAGCGCAGATTTTTCATATCGACCTTACACCAGACGGTGCACGAGAAATTGCCCGGCGTTCTCGAGGCACACCCCGCATTGCTCTCCGGTTGCTTCGCCGGGTTCGCGATTACGCCCAAGTCCGGGCAAACGGACAAATCACGCAGCACGTTGCACAAGAAGCACTCCGCCTCCTCGCAATTGATGCCCAAGGGCTTGATGAAGTCGATCGCCACATCCTCCGCACGATCATCGAAAAGTTTGATGGTGGTCCAGTTGGCATTCAGACGCTTGCCGCTGCAACAAGTGAAGAAATTGACACGATTATGGATGTCTACGAACCATATCTCCTGCAACTTGGGTTCATTCAACGTACCCCGCGAGGGCGTATTGCGACGCGACGAGCCTATAGCCATCTGGGGATACCGTATCCCGCCGAGCGTGAGGCAGTTCAAGCTGCGTTGTTCGCGCTTGACAATGAGCGTGAAGGAGCTGATCCTGAACAATGACTGAGCCACGAGCTGATGAACCAATTCGCATGGAAGACTATGATTACGAACTTCCCCCTGAACTCATCGCGCAGGAACCCATCGAACCACGCGATGCAGCTCGACTAATGGTCATTGAGCGCAAAACCGGAACAATTCAGCATCGCCGATTTTGGGAAATTGGCCAATTTCTCAATGCTGGTGATTTGCTTGTCGTGAATGATTCGCGAGTGCTTCCTGCGCGGCTCTACGGTCAACGAGCAACCGGTGGCAAAGTCGAAATCCTGCTGCTCCATGTCGGCGAACGCCTCGAAGAATGGGAAGCACTCGCACGGCCGGCGCGGCGTCTGCGCCCTGGCGAAATCATTACCATCTTCCCACGTGAAGAGAGTACAGCTGAGCCGCAGCCAATCCGTATTCTGGAAAACCTCGGCGGCGGCCGCGTTCGCGTTGAGTTTTCTCGCTCGCTTATTGATCGGCTCGAAGCGTACGGGCATGTGCCATTGCCGCCATATATTCATCAACCGCTCCGCGATCCAGAGCGATACCAGACGGTGTACGCCCAGCATCCCGGTTCCGTTGCAGCACCAACTGCAGGCCTCCACTTCACACCGCGACTCCTAGAGCAACTGCAAGCGCAGGGAGTTGGACTGGCACGGGTGACGCTACATGTCGCACTCGGCACGTTCAAGCCGGTGCATGTCGAAGATGCACGGCAGCATGAGATGCACGCAGAATGGTATCGGGTACCAAGTGAAACACTGGCAGCGATTCGCACTGCGAAAGCGAGTGGGCACCGGGTCGTTGCTGTCGGTACGACATCGGCACGAACACTCGAATCTATTGCAGAGCGGATCGGCGAAACCAGAGACATTGCCGGATGGGCCTCGCTTTATATTTACCCGGGATATCAGTGGCGTGTTGTGGACGCGCTCATTACGAATTTCCACTTGCCACGCAGCACGTTGATGTTGCTTGTCAGCAGTTTTGCTGGGAGAGAACTCATCCTTCGAGCTTATCGGGAAGCGGTTGCTGAACGTTATCGGTTCTATAGCTTTGGCGATGCCATGCTCATTCTCTAAAGCCTCAGCATCGAGTAAGATCGTACCGAGCAGGCGCAGGCAGACGACGCGGCATCGCAAGTTTCACGCGACAACCACCCCATATTGAGGGTGAATGTGATGTCGGGCAGGGAGTAGGGAGAGGAGCAGATCAATGGCACGGTCAACCGTGCTTGATGCCGCAGGAGTCCATCCAGCGCTTGTCCACCTTGGCCAAACCCACCGTAACCTTTCGCCAGCACAGCTTTATGAGCACGCTATCCATCGGGGCGAAGCCCAGCTTTCCACCGATGGAACTCTCGTCTGCTTGACAGGCACACGAACAGGTCGTTCGCCCAAAGACAAGTTCCTCGTCGCGGACACGACGACGGCAGAAACGGTTTGGTGGGGCGGCAACCAAGCGATTGAACCCGAACGATTCCACGCGATTTTGCAGCGTGTCGCGGCTTACCTCCAGGGACGCGACGTGTTCGTTCAAGACCTTGTCGTCGGAGCAGATCCACACTACCGGCGAGTCGTACGCGTGGTAACAGAGTTCGCATGGCATAACCTTTTTGCCCACAACTTATTTATTCGGCCAGCAAGGCGAAGAAGGCAGCCAATCACACCAGACCTTACCGTGATTTGTGTCCCAAACTTCCGCGCCAACCCAACGATTGACGGTACCCGTTCAGAAGCGTTCATCCTCCTCAACCTCAGTGAAGGAATCATTCTGATTGGTGGCACCGCGTACGCAGGCGAAATCAAGAAATCCGTCTTTACGGCCATGAACTATTACCTCCCCCAGCAGGGGGTGCTCAGCATGCACTGTTCCGCGAACGTCGGGCCTACCGGCAACGATACTGCCCTCTTCTTCGGCCTCTCAGGGACAGGAAAAACCTCGCTTTCAACTGATCCGCAGCGACCAATGGTTGGTGATGACGAACACGGATGGTCAGATTCCGGGATTTTCAATCTCGAAGGTGGCTGCTACGCGAAAACGATTCGCATTCGGGAGGAATCCGAGCCAGTCATCTATGCTGCCGCCCGACGCTTTGGAACAGTGCTTGAGAACGTTGTCCTTGATCCAGACTCGCGCCAAGTCGATTTCGATAGTGACGCAATTACCGAGAATACCCGCGCCGCCTATCCCATTGAGTTTGTCCAACCGCATGTACCAGGCGGACAAGCACCACACCCCCGGACGATTTTCTTCCTGACGGCTGATGCCTTTGGGGTGCTGCCGCCGATTAGCCAGCTTACTGAAGAACAAGCCCTCTACTATTTCCTTTCTGGATACACAGCGAAAGTTGCAGGAACAGAAGTTGGCTTAACTGCTCCTCAGGCAACGTTTAGCACCTGTTTCGGCGCACCATTCTTAGCCCTCCCCCCGGCGGTGTATGCGCAGCAACTCGGCGAACGCATTCGCCGGCATGGTGCAACAGTCTGGCTTGTCAATACGGGATGGACTGGCGGACCCTATGGCATCGGGCAGCGCATCCCGATTGCCTATACACGTGCGATGATCCACGCCGTTCTCCAAGGCGAGCTTGACACAGTGCCAAAGCATGAACATCCAGTTTTTCGTGTCCTGGTTCCAGAGCACTGCCCTGGAGTACCTTCCCACCTCCTCGATCCACGGGCGACGTGGGAAGCAGCCGAGGCTTATGACCGACAAGCCCAAGCTCTTGCCCACATGTTTCAGGAAAACTTCCGGCAATTTGCGGGGACCGTGGATCCTGAGATTAGCACAGCGGGCCCTGTTCTCGGTGCATGAATCACAATGGTCGTCCTGCTGCTTGTTCGCCACGGTGAGACGGTCGCCAACAGCGAACGGCGCATCCAAGGGCAACTCGATGAGCCGCTCAGCCCCACTGGCCGGGCACAGGCCATGGCGTTAGCTGAGCGGCTCGCAGCTGTTACCCTTCACCGCTGTATTGCAAGCGACCTCTCGCGCGCTGTCGAAACGGCTGCGTTGCTTACGCGCCCGCATCGTATCCCGGTCGAGCAAGATAGCCGCTTGCGCGAGATTCACTATGGCATTTTACAGGGGCGAACATTTGCCGAGGCACAGGAACTTGTTGGTCAAGACCGCTGGCCTGATCGAACGCGGGTACCAGCTGCGATCCGAGCGAATCCACCTGGCGGGGAATCAGAACAGGCAGTGATCGCTCGTCTTCAGTCCTTTCTGCATGATCTGCAGCAGACGATCGCAAGTGCTCCGAATGACGAGATCATGTTGATCGTCGCCCATGGCGGATCACTTCGTTATCTTCTTTGTCTCCTTCTTGCACTCCCGGCTCGGGCAGCCGATGCCTTTCCCTTTGCGAATTG contains:
- a CDS encoding Trm112 family protein — protein: MDRSEASTPLPAELLEILACPACKAPVRQEGNRIVCTRCGRRYPIEDDIPILLIDAAELPPQPMAPSS
- the ruvB gene encoding Holliday junction branch migration DNA helicase RuvB; protein product: METRIVSGRQRDEEQSLEQSVRPRRLAEYIGQDQIKESLSIAIRAAQERGEPLDHVLFYGPPGLGKTTLAGIIAAEMGVNLRITTGPAIERPGDLVSILTNLRPGDVLFIDEIHRLNRLVEEVLYPAMEDFAVDIVIGKGPSARSMRLTLPRFTLVGATTRLALLTSPLRDRFGAIYRLDFYPVEALVQILDRAAQIFHIDLTPDGAREIARRSRGTPRIALRLLRRVRDYAQVRANGQITQHVAQEALRLLAIDAQGLDEVDRHILRTIIEKFDGGPVGIQTLAAATSEEIDTIMDVYEPYLLQLGFIQRTPRGRIATRRAYSHLGIPYPAEREAVQAALFALDNEREGADPEQ
- the queA gene encoding tRNA preQ1(34) S-adenosylmethionine ribosyltransferase-isomerase QueA, with the protein product MTEPRADEPIRMEDYDYELPPELIAQEPIEPRDAARLMVIERKTGTIQHRRFWEIGQFLNAGDLLVVNDSRVLPARLYGQRATGGKVEILLLHVGERLEEWEALARPARRLRPGEIITIFPREESTAEPQPIRILENLGGGRVRVEFSRSLIDRLEAYGHVPLPPYIHQPLRDPERYQTVYAQHPGSVAAPTAGLHFTPRLLEQLQAQGVGLARVTLHVALGTFKPVHVEDARQHEMHAEWYRVPSETLAAIRTAKASGHRVVAVGTTSARTLESIAERIGETRDIAGWASLYIYPGYQWRVVDALITNFHLPRSTLMLLVSSFAGRELILRAYREAVAERYRFYSFGDAMLIL
- the pckA gene encoding phosphoenolpyruvate carboxykinase (ATP); the protein is MARSTVLDAAGVHPALVHLGQTHRNLSPAQLYEHAIHRGEAQLSTDGTLVCLTGTRTGRSPKDKFLVADTTTAETVWWGGNQAIEPERFHAILQRVAAYLQGRDVFVQDLVVGADPHYRRVVRVVTEFAWHNLFAHNLFIRPARRRRQPITPDLTVICVPNFRANPTIDGTRSEAFILLNLSEGIILIGGTAYAGEIKKSVFTAMNYYLPQQGVLSMHCSANVGPTGNDTALFFGLSGTGKTSLSTDPQRPMVGDDEHGWSDSGIFNLEGGCYAKTIRIREESEPVIYAAARRFGTVLENVVLDPDSRQVDFDSDAITENTRAAYPIEFVQPHVPGGQAPHPRTIFFLTADAFGVLPPISQLTEEQALYYFLSGYTAKVAGTEVGLTAPQATFSTCFGAPFLALPPAVYAQQLGERIRRHGATVWLVNTGWTGGPYGIGQRIPIAYTRAMIHAVLQGELDTVPKHEHPVFRVLVPEHCPGVPSHLLDPRATWEAAEAYDRQAQALAHMFQENFRQFAGTVDPEISTAGPVLGA
- a CDS encoding histidine phosphatase family protein, whose translation is MVVLLLVRHGETVANSERRIQGQLDEPLSPTGRAQAMALAERLAAVTLHRCIASDLSRAVETAALLTRPHRIPVEQDSRLREIHYGILQGRTFAEAQELVGQDRWPDRTRVPAAIRANPPGGESEQAVIARLQSFLHDLQQTIASAPNDEIMLIVAHGGSLRYLLCLLLALPARAADAFPFANCALTCVRWQPGQPAQLLTHNDCCHLHNGKAAQELLGRL